From the genome of Aspergillus fumigatus Af293 chromosome 1, whole genome shotgun sequence, one region includes:
- a CDS encoding phosphotransferase family protein has product MSETAHPSLITSKDDLFKYTSGRWIHNEHLRLAERYLQFDIPALLNVIAAASGHMTSDIVSFSKLAEGGFNRLFQATFRDGKHVIARLPYPSTVPERYTVASEAATLDYLRLHGFPTPEVYAWCATKANPVGAEYIIMEKLDGTPLGDIWYSMTPKEQHKTMKQIVEWEARLMSMEFPAIGSIYYQRDLPTGRKVPLSGQLASEFCIGPMAHYSWWHGERSTLDIDRGPFGRREMTWVKACAKPRLPYERLYREIYGFCQVSPNRHIENLSEYLTLAPCLGFRMGSSLDRPVIRHPDLQPNNVLISDANEVVGLVDWQHCTILPLGLAAGIPKYFQNYGDPDSEKLIEPRIDLPSNFETLPESDQFAIREAIRKRLVHFLYAAFTKRLNEEHYDAMFDESAILHQRLFKSAGSPWEGDSITLKADMIRAVQCWTSLISAHSVGYGRETCSTPTVTYPDRVVRDILALDARQREADVAMDQMRDVLGIDILGWVPNDEYETAKEKARELKAKMLDAAETDEDRIGIQNHFPFDDFDENS; this is encoded by the exons ATGTCAGAAACCGCTCACCCGTCGCTCATAACTTCCAAAGACGATCTATTCAAATATACCTCTGGCAGATGGAT CCATAATGAACATTTGCGTTTGGCCGAACGTTACCTCCAGTTCGACATACCTGCTCTCCTGAACGTTATCGCTGCCGCGTCTGGCCATATGACCTCTGACATCGTTTCCTTTTCCAAGTTGGCTGAAGGTGGATTCAACCGTTTGTTTCAAGCGACCTTCAGAGATGGAAAGCATGTCATTGCTAGACTACCATATCCTTCTACGGTGCCCGAACGCTACACAGTTGCCAGCGAGGCTGCTACTTTGGACTATCTCCGGCTACATGGATTTCCTACTCCGGAGGTGTATGCTTGGTGCGCAACAAAAGCAAATCCGGTTGGTGCTGAGTACATTATCATGGAGAAGTTGGACGGCACCCCTCTGGGCGATATATGGTACTCGATGACACCAAAAGAACAACACAAAACCATGAAACAGATTGTTGAGTGGGAGGCACGATTGATGTCAATGGAGTTTCCTGCAATTGGGAGTATATACTATCAGAGGGATCTTCCAACGGGAAGAAAGGTTCCACTATCTGGGCAGCTTGCCAGTGAGTTCTGTATAGGACCAATGGCACATTACAGTTGGTGGCACGGAGAAAGAAGCACGCTTGATATTGACAGAGGCCCCT TTGGTAGACGGGAGATGACTTGGGTCAAAGCCTGTGCGAAACCTCGTCTTCCTTATGAGCGCCTATATAGGGAGATATACGGGTTTTGCCAAGTCTCCCCTAATCGTCACATTGAGAATCTGTCCGAGTATTTAACCTTGGCGCCTTGTCTCGGTTTCAGGATGGGTTCATCACTGGATCGGCCGGTCATCCGACATCCTGATCTTCAACCGAATAATGTTCTCATATCAGATGCGAATGAGGTTGTCGGATTAGTTGATTGGCAGCATTGCACTATCCTTCCCCTTGGGCTTGCAGCTGGTATACCGAAATATTTCCAAAATTATGGTGACCCTGATTCGGAAAAGCTGATAGAGCCCCGAATCGATCTCCCATCGAACTTCGAGACTTTGCCCGAGTCTGACCAGTTCGCGATACGGGAGGCTATCCGAAAAAGGCTGGTACATTTCCTTTATGCCGCTTTCACGAAGCGGCTGAATGAAGAACATTATGACGCAATGTTTGACGAGTCCGCTATCTTGCATCAGCGTCTTTTCAAGAGTGCGGGTAGTCCTTGGGAAGGGGACTCGATAACTCTAAAGGCTGACATGATCCGCGCCGTACAATGCTGGACGAGTCTGATCTCAGCCCACTCTGTCGGATATGGCCGGGAAACATGTAGCACGCCCACAGTCACATACCCAGACAGAGTTGTCCGTGATATTCTGGCTTTAGACGCGCGACAGAGAGAAGCTGACGTCGCAATGGATCAAATGCGGGATGTTTTAGGTATCGACATTCTGGGCTGGGTGCCAAATGACGAATACGAAACTGCGAAAGAAAAAGCGCGTGAGTTAAAAGCCAAGATGCTTGACGCGGCCGAGACCGACGAAGATAGAATAGGGATTCAAAACCACTTTCCCTTTGACGATTTTGATGAGAACTCCTGA
- a CDS encoding DUF2841 domain-containing protein: MAANSSRTRVPSTKRSSHENQFIGWENITLVPGSPKIFAKDSKMFYSQVNPPNCLLAVQSNAAGPLNTQQATVQYWQILTSCPQNDWRVIGEAWIELIEPDKRHLYPYSGGDKAKPKWWPRRLRHETPHHLLTNKRIILLIHILRMSGKGKITCAKLLEAAEQKAEAGKITERALTVLDEIIAIRKNEEEVETQRNHDGITATGAPDEVLNWELL; encoded by the exons ATGGCCGCCAACAGCTCTCGCACTCGGGTCCCATCCACTAAAAGGTCTTCCCATGAAAATCAATTCATTGGATGGGAGAATATA ACACTCGTTCCTGGTTCACCCAAGATTTTCGCGAAAGATTCCAAGATGTTCTACTCTCAGGTCAACCCACCTAATTGTCTTCTGGCCGTCCAGTCAAACGCTGCAGGGCCTCT TAACACTCAGCAGGCAACAGTTCAGTACTGGCAGATCTTGACCAGCTGCCCCCAAAACGATTGGCGCGTTATTGGTGAAGCTTGGATTGAACTTATTGAACCCGACAAGAGACACTTATATCCCTATTCTGGAGGTGACAAGGCAAAGCCAAAGTGGTGGCCACGTAGACTCCGACACGAAACACCACATCATCTTTTGACTAATA AGCGGATCATTCTCTTGATCCATATTCTCCGCATGTCTGGGAAAGGAAAAATTACATGTGCTAAGTTGCTGGAGGCCGCAGAGCAGAAAGCTGAAGCTGGGAAGATAACAGAAAGGGCACTAACGGTCCTAGACGAGATCATCGCAATTCgaaagaatgaagaggaagtaGAAACGCAACGCAACCATG ATGGCATTACAGCTACCGGAGCGCCAGACGAGGTGCTGAATTGGGAGCTCCTCTAA